One segment of Halococcus salsus DNA contains the following:
- a CDS encoding alkaline phosphatase family protein has product MTDGTTPDRALVLGLDGVPFERLRGWAEAGELPNVAALFEAGAAGPLASTKPANTALAWPSIATGTWPDKHGVYAFYKLGTNYRHRVNTGADVSRPALWEMVSPSTAVNVPMTYPASEIDGRMVTGMMTPSRDEGFTYPPELADEIDRVSPDYEIGLDWNEYKDRPDEFPAALEALVNARRTYMNHALDEDWRLFFFVYTAPDRLQHLLWEEDVLLAHYKLLDEVIGDAREYARENDLTLFVVSDHGFGPIDKNVHVNRLLANEGYLTPKDETASRSTLSRVGLTKERVLGTLDDLGIDTNRLAKRLPQPLVDRLAAGIPGDNVRYDVDYTRTKAFVHAQGTLYINDTERFDQGVVEPSEVDALKAELVDVLTSFRGDDGEQVLDVHDGDDLFPTDPKSPDLVVEPREGYYVKPSLAPEVFSDPGAHAADHRPDGIFFADGPDVEPGSTPENASVVDVAPTVLHAMGESVPADTDGRVLDELFASGSPTAERAVTTTNYAGSGGQRGTDDDDFSDVEERLRGLGYVE; this is encoded by the coding sequence ATGACCGACGGCACCACACCCGACCGCGCGCTCGTTCTCGGGCTCGATGGCGTGCCGTTCGAACGTCTCCGCGGATGGGCTGAGGCGGGCGAGCTACCGAACGTCGCGGCGCTGTTCGAGGCGGGCGCGGCCGGCCCGCTCGCGAGCACCAAACCCGCGAACACCGCGCTCGCGTGGCCCTCTATCGCCACCGGCACCTGGCCCGACAAACACGGCGTCTACGCCTTCTACAAGCTCGGCACCAACTACCGCCACCGGGTCAACACCGGGGCCGACGTCTCCCGGCCCGCGCTCTGGGAGATGGTCTCCCCGTCCACGGCGGTCAACGTCCCGATGACCTACCCCGCGAGCGAGATCGACGGCCGGATGGTGACCGGGATGATGACCCCCTCGCGCGACGAGGGGTTCACCTATCCGCCGGAGCTCGCCGACGAGATCGACCGGGTCTCGCCCGACTACGAGATCGGGCTCGACTGGAACGAGTACAAGGACCGACCCGACGAGTTCCCCGCGGCGCTCGAAGCGCTGGTGAACGCCCGCCGCACGTACATGAACCACGCGCTCGACGAGGACTGGCGGTTGTTCTTCTTCGTCTACACCGCCCCCGACCGCCTCCAGCACCTCCTCTGGGAGGAGGACGTCCTGCTCGCTCACTACAAACTCCTCGACGAGGTCATCGGCGACGCCCGCGAGTACGCCCGCGAAAACGACCTCACGCTGTTCGTGGTCTCGGACCACGGCTTCGGCCCCATCGACAAGAACGTCCACGTCAACCGGTTGCTGGCGAACGAGGGCTACCTCACCCCGAAGGACGAGACCGCGAGCCGGAGCACCCTCTCGCGGGTCGGGCTCACCAAGGAGCGCGTCCTCGGCACCCTCGACGACCTCGGCATCGACACCAACCGCCTCGCGAAGCGGCTCCCGCAGCCGCTCGTCGACCGGCTTGCGGCCGGCATCCCGGGCGACAACGTCCGCTACGACGTCGACTACACCCGAACCAAAGCCTTCGTCCACGCCCAGGGGACCCTCTACATCAACGACACCGAGCGCTTCGACCAGGGGGTCGTCGAACCCAGCGAGGTCGACGCGCTCAAAGCCGAACTGGTCGACGTGCTCACGAGTTTCCGTGGCGACGACGGCGAGCAGGTGCTCGACGTCCACGACGGCGACGACCTCTTCCCGACCGACCCGAAATCGCCCGACCTCGTGGTCGAACCCCGCGAGGGCTACTACGTCAAGCCCTCGCTCGCGCCCGAGGTCTTCTCGGACCCCGGTGCTCACGCCGCCGACCACCGCCCCGACGGTATCTTCTTCGCCGACGGGCCGGACGTCGAACCCGGTAGCACACCCGAGAACGCCAGCGTGGTCGACGTCGCGCCGACGGTGCTCCACGCGATGGGCGAGTCGGTGCCCGCCGACACCGACGGGCGGGTGCTCGACGAGCTGTTCGCGTCGGGCTCGCCGACCGCCGAACGGGCCGTCACGACGACGAACTACGCGGGGTCGGGTGGACAGCGGGGCACCGACGACGACGACTTCAGCGACGTCGAGGAGCGACTCCGCGGGCTCGGCTACGTGGAATGA
- a CDS encoding glycosyltransferase family 4 protein: MRGRETRLLVVGRHGPGGIGQYIKEQRRHLAGEVRISSHRSGAFDTAGVLAFIRSLLRIVWNAVSYTARSPPDVVHVHSSHRFSFYRAGFYVLFSKHVWGCPVVLHIHGSSFDTFVATENPLVRWYQSIVYDAADEIIVLSAYWRETLAAHTDPTKLVVLANAVDSENYVPAFDGGSPHIVAISNQLRRKGIAELANAIDQLTDRDLDFRVSLAGKGALSNHSERLAAANPNVEYFGFVSEERKHELLGSGSIFVLPSHAEGLPIAILEAMAAGNAIVSTTVGAIPEVIGEENGVLVAPRDADALAEALAELIADPERTAAMGRTNRATVEERYEWATVTEDLLGIYDRLLADPADHKSEAERVRED; the protein is encoded by the coding sequence ATGAGGGGCCGCGAAACCCGGCTCCTCGTCGTCGGTCGCCACGGTCCCGGCGGGATCGGCCAGTACATCAAGGAGCAGCGTCGCCACCTCGCGGGCGAGGTCCGGATCTCCTCGCACCGGAGCGGCGCGTTCGACACGGCGGGGGTGCTGGCGTTCATCCGCTCGCTCCTCCGGATCGTCTGGAACGCGGTGAGCTACACCGCCCGATCGCCACCCGACGTCGTCCACGTCCACTCCTCGCACCGGTTCTCGTTCTACCGGGCGGGCTTCTACGTGCTGTTCTCGAAACACGTCTGGGGCTGTCCGGTGGTGCTCCACATCCACGGTTCGTCGTTCGACACCTTCGTCGCCACCGAGAACCCGCTCGTCCGGTGGTATCAGTCGATAGTCTACGACGCCGCCGACGAGATAATCGTGCTGTCGGCGTACTGGCGCGAGACCCTCGCGGCCCACACCGACCCCACCAAACTCGTGGTGCTGGCGAACGCCGTCGACTCCGAGAACTACGTCCCGGCGTTCGACGGCGGCAGCCCACACATCGTCGCGATATCGAACCAGCTCCGCCGGAAGGGCATCGCCGAACTCGCCAACGCGATCGACCAGCTCACCGACCGCGACCTCGACTTTCGGGTGTCGCTGGCGGGGAAGGGTGCCCTCTCGAACCACTCCGAACGCCTCGCGGCGGCCAACCCGAACGTCGAGTACTTCGGGTTCGTCTCGGAGGAACGAAAGCACGAGCTCCTCGGGTCGGGGTCGATCTTCGTGCTGCCCTCCCACGCCGAGGGACTGCCGATCGCGATCCTCGAAGCCATGGCGGCGGGCAACGCCATCGTCTCGACCACCGTGGGCGCGATCCCGGAGGTGATCGGGGAGGAGAACGGCGTTCTGGTCGCCCCACGCGACGCAGACGCGCTCGCCGAGGCGCTCGCCGAGCTCATCGCCGACCCCGAACGGACCGCCGCGATGGGACGGACGAACCGCGCCACCGTCGAGGAGCGCTACGAGTGGGCGACCGTCACCGAGGACCTCCTCGGGATCTACGACCGGCTGCTCGCCGACCCCGCCGACCACAAGAGCGAAGCCGAGCGGGTGCGTGAGGACTGA
- a CDS encoding glycosyltransferase family 4 protein encodes MHVCLLTAGRYPPNGRVRRHTEALHRAGHAVTVCARGVDEPDHELRGGIDIERVADDSLYTGARGVLDGVRYALQFVHPAWIRAASAVDDEEEIDVVCVFDLSLVKTGLALGERFDVPAVCDLPGPTAAVASDPSRGGRLRGVARRVFQPRWRRGRLVKRLTDADWLVTTCEEARAAYVRERDVDPRKLSVARDTVAPSEADPATVSEVREELGFEEDAFVVAALAEGSSRDSLETLVEAAARAADEAVSLRVVVVGDPGEETLDDLETLARRRLAGGRIRFRTEGDLTDYVAASDACVFPSAPIGPETAVPAALYEAMAAGVPVVAPDTPPIRRVLAETEAGRVVDDGTGPLADALVALADTETRAEIGANGRHAAGTAYDPAIDAARLQRGYEWVRARPESDPASRFVSAITYEPTS; translated from the coding sequence ATGCACGTCTGTCTGCTCACGGCGGGTCGCTACCCGCCGAACGGTCGGGTCCGACGCCACACCGAGGCGCTCCACCGGGCGGGCCACGCCGTGACGGTCTGTGCCCGTGGCGTGGACGAACCGGACCACGAACTCCGCGGCGGGATCGACATCGAGCGGGTCGCCGACGACTCGCTCTACACCGGCGCTCGTGGGGTGCTCGACGGCGTGCGCTACGCGCTCCAGTTCGTCCACCCCGCGTGGATTCGTGCCGCGAGCGCGGTGGACGACGAGGAGGAGATCGACGTCGTCTGTGTCTTCGACCTCTCGCTCGTGAAGACCGGGCTGGCGCTCGGCGAGCGGTTCGACGTCCCCGCCGTCTGTGACCTCCCCGGCCCGACGGCCGCGGTCGCCAGCGACCCGTCCCGCGGCGGGCGGCTTCGCGGGGTCGCGCGCCGTGTCTTCCAGCCGCGGTGGCGACGCGGTCGGCTCGTGAAGCGCCTCACCGACGCCGACTGGCTCGTCACGACCTGCGAGGAGGCCCGTGCGGCGTACGTTCGCGAGCGGGACGTCGACCCTCGGAAGCTATCGGTGGCCCGGGACACCGTCGCGCCGAGCGAGGCCGACCCCGCGACCGTATCCGAAGTCCGGGAGGAGCTGGGATTCGAGGAAGACGCGTTCGTCGTCGCCGCGCTCGCGGAGGGCTCGTCACGGGACTCCCTCGAAACCCTCGTCGAGGCCGCGGCGCGCGCCGCGGACGAGGCGGTCTCGCTTCGCGTGGTGGTCGTCGGCGATCCTGGAGAAGAGACGCTCGACGACCTCGAAACCCTCGCCCGGCGACGCCTCGCCGGGGGTCGGATCCGATTCCGGACGGAGGGTGACCTGACCGACTACGTCGCCGCGAGCGACGCGTGTGTGTTCCCGTCGGCACCGATCGGGCCCGAGACCGCGGTTCCGGCGGCGCTCTACGAGGCGATGGCGGCCGGCGTGCCGGTCGTCGCGCCCGACACGCCGCCGATCCGACGCGTGCTCGCCGAGACCGAGGCCGGCCGCGTCGTCGACGACGGAACGGGCCCGCTCGCCGATGCGCTCGTCGCGCTCGCCGACACCGAAACCCGGGCCGAAATCGGGGCGAACGGTCGGCACGCGGCCGGGACCGCCTACGACCCGGCGATCGATGCGGCGCGGCTCCAGCGGGGTTACGAGTGGGTTCGGGCGCGACCCGAGAGCGACCCCGCGAGCAGGTTCGTGAGCGCCATCACGTACGAGCCGACCTCGTAG
- a CDS encoding class I SAM-dependent methyltransferase — protein MPRDATLRKWVSQPPTSPIMQSLRDEERRRALARLDGARVLDLASEARVTGGIEAESVARVDFSPAASEYAREVVEDDVEFHTADPENPDLPFERDAFDAAISIGPYDWRFLDVEGLTAEVHRVLRPDGRFTFSVPTPRSPYAVNDWTENRYYDPAEAHSLVAPDWRLSATDSVFQYPYYVHMGLNRLPEEYQEPFVEFAERASDELTRLDRQDLASYLVLTAEPLTYQRYLDDGLESLFRPATENGFWDPKEGKFVRGLEYDLVGEGVRPGDFAWSRDDGVQWRYAPFALMGALQWRTSPIGDERYDEQLRRALAYFEEKIGVALDEMPSYGIGPLTCAFALADDVFDGDRLAVARDLFEHARERFDFSHAEDGLLAYGWSFLAERDDDPTVHEALSDAVWELNDRLTGHGVFVFENHTTRRHQNQMYVCWGLARAADVAGQTGYVENVGRVLERTVKERMRPDGAFVWEDVPAAQRARRAATKRLGFRPPHWDFLYSCHQTFFVNAVAEYAAAGGERDFDHAVARAMAWVYGESARGDLVETSGIGVPLRFLTTDGRLDVPDQNYKGSYEVGSYVMALTNLLAGSLSGRARTHS, from the coding sequence ATGCCCCGCGACGCCACCCTCCGGAAGTGGGTGTCACAGCCCCCGACCAGCCCGATCATGCAGTCCCTCCGCGACGAGGAGCGCCGGCGCGCCCTCGCCCGCCTCGACGGGGCGCGGGTACTCGACCTCGCGAGCGAGGCACGCGTCACCGGCGGGATCGAGGCCGAGTCGGTCGCGCGCGTCGATTTCTCGCCCGCCGCGAGCGAGTACGCGAGGGAGGTCGTCGAGGACGACGTCGAGTTCCACACCGCGGACCCCGAGAACCCAGACCTCCCGTTCGAGCGCGACGCGTTCGACGCCGCGATATCGATCGGACCGTACGACTGGCGGTTTCTCGACGTCGAGGGCCTCACCGCCGAGGTCCACCGCGTGCTCCGTCCTGATGGCCGGTTCACCTTCTCGGTGCCGACGCCGCGCTCGCCCTACGCCGTCAACGATTGGACGGAGAACCGCTACTACGACCCCGCCGAGGCACACTCGCTGGTCGCGCCCGACTGGCGGCTTTCGGCCACGGATTCGGTCTTTCAGTACCCCTACTACGTCCACATGGGGCTCAATCGACTTCCCGAGGAGTATCAGGAGCCGTTCGTCGAGTTCGCGGAGCGGGCGAGCGACGAGCTCACCCGCCTCGATCGTCAGGACCTGGCCTCCTACCTCGTGCTCACCGCCGAACCGCTCACGTATCAGAGATACCTCGACGACGGCCTCGAATCGCTGTTTCGGCCCGCGACGGAGAACGGCTTCTGGGACCCGAAGGAAGGGAAGTTCGTTCGCGGACTGGAGTACGACCTCGTCGGCGAGGGAGTTCGACCAGGAGACTTCGCGTGGTCGCGCGACGACGGCGTGCAGTGGCGCTACGCGCCGTTCGCGCTGATGGGCGCGCTCCAGTGGCGCACCTCACCCATCGGCGACGAACGCTACGACGAGCAGCTCCGGCGCGCGCTCGCGTACTTCGAGGAGAAGATCGGGGTGGCGCTCGACGAGATGCCGAGTTACGGGATCGGCCCCCTGACCTGCGCGTTCGCGCTCGCCGACGACGTCTTCGACGGGGACCGGCTCGCGGTCGCACGCGACCTCTTCGAACACGCTCGCGAGCGGTTCGACTTCTCGCACGCCGAGGACGGTCTGCTGGCCTACGGCTGGTCGTTTCTCGCCGAGCGCGACGACGACCCAACCGTACACGAGGCGCTCTCGGACGCGGTCTGGGAGCTAAACGACCGGCTCACCGGCCACGGGGTCTTCGTCTTCGAGAACCACACCACCCGCCGCCACCAGAACCAGATGTACGTCTGCTGGGGGCTCGCCCGCGCGGCCGACGTCGCCGGCCAGACGGGCTACGTCGAGAACGTCGGACGGGTGCTCGAACGCACAGTGAAAGAGCGGATGCGCCCGGACGGCGCGTTCGTCTGGGAGGACGTGCCGGCCGCCCAGCGCGCCCGCCGAGCCGCCACCAAACGTCTCGGCTTCCGGCCGCCCCACTGGGACTTCCTCTACTCCTGTCACCAGACCTTCTTCGTCAACGCGGTCGCGGAGTACGCCGCGGCGGGCGGCGAGCGCGACTTCGACCACGCGGTCGCCCGTGCGATGGCGTGGGTCTACGGCGAGAGCGCTCGGGGCGATCTCGTGGAGACGAGCGGTATCGGGGTTCCCCTTCGGTTCCTCACGACCGACGGCCGGCTCGACGTCCCCGACCAGAACTACAAGGGCTCCTACGAGGTCGGCTCGTACGTGATGGCGCTCACGAACCTGCTCGCGGGGTCGCTCTCGGGTCGCGCCCGAACCCACTCGTAA
- a CDS encoding glycosyltransferase family 2 protein: protein MTAADRLVSVVIPTYFRNDRLSGAIESVADQDHPTETIVVDDSGEGHAAEVVEAHDVTSVELDENLGSNPARSVGADRASGEFVQFLDDDDRVLPGKFARQVDLLERTGAGVAYCGMTYETGTTILPDPAVRGDVLHRALEFDVSPCLTSTMLVSRDALDDVLPFPDRPGGDDLGFMIDLAREHDFEFVDDSLVRRGVIEGSRGKSDGLIRGRKEIIREYDDLYRAAPPSVRANALANTYRLQGRTELREAEWSAATVKAFALACYHAPSVRTAIPLGASLFGRPGMDAMQRVYSLLG from the coding sequence ATGACCGCCGCGGACCGACTGGTTTCGGTCGTGATACCCACCTACTTCCGCAACGACCGGCTCTCGGGAGCCATCGAGAGCGTCGCCGACCAGGACCACCCCACCGAGACCATCGTGGTCGACGACTCCGGCGAGGGCCACGCCGCGGAGGTGGTCGAAGCCCACGACGTGACCTCCGTCGAACTCGACGAGAACCTCGGGTCGAACCCCGCTCGGAGCGTCGGCGCGGACCGTGCTTCCGGCGAATTCGTCCAGTTCCTCGACGACGACGACCGCGTGTTGCCCGGGAAGTTCGCCCGGCAGGTCGACCTCCTCGAACGCACGGGCGCGGGCGTGGCCTACTGCGGGATGACCTACGAGACTGGTACTACTATCCTCCCGGATCCCGCCGTCCGCGGCGACGTCCTCCACCGCGCGCTCGAATTCGACGTCTCGCCGTGTCTGACTTCGACGATGCTCGTTTCTCGGGACGCGCTCGACGACGTGCTCCCGTTCCCCGACCGGCCGGGCGGCGACGACCTCGGGTTCATGATCGACCTCGCGCGCGAGCACGACTTCGAGTTCGTCGACGACTCGCTGGTGCGGCGGGGCGTCATCGAGGGCTCCAGGGGGAAATCCGACGGTCTCATCCGCGGCCGGAAGGAGATAATTCGGGAGTACGACGACCTCTATCGCGCCGCCCCGCCGTCCGTCCGCGCCAACGCGCTCGCCAACACTTATCGACTTCAGGGCCGGACGGAACTTCGAGAAGCCGAGTGGTCGGCGGCGACGGTCAAGGCGTTCGCGCTGGCGTGCTATCACGCACCATCGGTCCGAACCGCTATCCCACTGGGCGCGTCGCTGTTCGGTCGCCCGGGGATGGACGCCATGCAACGGGTCTACTCGCTCCTCGGATGA
- a CDS encoding cupin domain-containing protein, translating to MERTSIRDVEASRTETGVDRRRIGDTLETTDVAVNRYVLEPGERFAESLHAHMDQEEVFVVLDGTATFETRRSGAGTSRAVTVSAGEVIRFEPGEFQSGRNDSRDRVTALALGAPRETDDIRIARIPGVGEIACPDCGRGDMRIPDTGTDLVCPDCGGELVVEEET from the coding sequence ATGGAACGAACGTCGATTCGGGACGTCGAGGCCTCACGTACCGAAACCGGTGTCGACCGGCGGCGGATCGGGGACACACTCGAAACGACCGACGTCGCGGTCAATCGCTACGTTCTCGAACCGGGCGAGCGGTTCGCCGAGTCGCTCCACGCCCACATGGACCAAGAGGAGGTGTTCGTGGTCCTCGACGGCACGGCCACCTTCGAGACGCGGCGGTCCGGGGCCGGAACGAGTCGAGCGGTAACCGTGAGCGCGGGCGAGGTGATCCGATTCGAACCCGGCGAGTTTCAGTCCGGACGAAACGATTCGAGGGACCGAGTCACGGCGCTCGCGCTCGGTGCGCCACGCGAAACCGATGATATCCGGATCGCGCGGATCCCCGGTGTCGGCGAGATAGCCTGTCCCGACTGTGGCCGCGGTGATATGCGAATCCCGGATACTGGCACCGACCTCGTCTGTCCTGACTGCGGCGGCGAACTCGTGGTCGAAGAAGAGACCTAA
- a CDS encoding glycosyltransferase family 2 protein, translated as MTLVSAILPTYNRAGYLDGAIETVLEQTHEECEVVIVDDGSTDGTRERLAAYADDDRVRVRHNEANRGISASMNRAAEVADGEFVCVLNDDDRWHETKVEKQLARFERASDRCGVVYTGGVVRQGDSVVKVYDPERRGDIYPDVIARFGLHPHSSHMLRAECFDLGGFDPDFPRGVDWDHCIRLAKEYEFEYVDERLVERIFHTDNISQQPTHGVEVNRLIWEKYHDEIEKYPDVERRLREKQCRARARVALSRGERRHAVGFARRALGYEFSSESAFIILFAVLGQRALGTARKARDLAMNWRASADE; from the coding sequence ATGACGCTCGTCTCCGCGATCCTCCCCACGTACAACCGTGCGGGCTACCTCGACGGCGCGATCGAGACGGTGCTGGAGCAGACCCACGAGGAGTGTGAGGTCGTGATCGTCGACGACGGCTCGACCGACGGGACGAGGGAACGGCTCGCGGCCTACGCCGACGACGACCGGGTGCGGGTCCGCCACAACGAGGCGAACCGGGGGATCTCCGCGAGCATGAACCGCGCCGCCGAGGTCGCCGACGGCGAGTTCGTCTGCGTGCTCAACGACGACGACCGCTGGCACGAGACGAAGGTCGAGAAACAACTGGCACGATTCGAGCGCGCGAGCGACCGCTGCGGGGTCGTCTACACCGGCGGGGTCGTCCGCCAGGGCGACTCGGTGGTCAAGGTCTACGACCCCGAGCGGCGCGGGGACATCTACCCCGACGTGATCGCGCGCTTCGGCCTCCACCCTCATTCGAGCCACATGCTCCGGGCCGAGTGTTTCGATCTCGGGGGGTTCGATCCGGACTTCCCTCGTGGGGTGGACTGGGACCACTGCATCCGACTTGCCAAAGAATACGAATTCGAGTACGTCGACGAACGCCTCGTCGAGCGGATCTTCCACACCGACAACATCTCCCAGCAGCCGACCCACGGTGTCGAAGTCAACCGACTGATCTGGGAGAAGTACCACGACGAGATCGAGAAGTATCCGGACGTCGAACGGCGGCTCCGCGAGAAGCAGTGTCGGGCACGCGCCCGCGTCGCGCTCTCGCGCGGCGAACGCCGCCACGCCGTCGGGTTCGCCCGCCGGGCGCTCGGCTACGAGTTTTCGAGCGAGAGCGCCTTCATCATCCTCTTCGCGGTCCTGGGCCAGCGCGCGCTCGGGACCGCGCGGAAGGCGCGCGACCTCGCCATGAACTGGCGGGCGTCCGCAGACGAGTGA
- a CDS encoding glycosyltransferase family 4 protein, translating into MHICMLLPERFPPDIRVEKEAAALTRAGHSITLLCRGDASQPTFDRVDGIDVERLPANGLFDGMSGLFDGVRYVSTQVHPAWKRAVLAVDAGRPIDAIHVHDLPLVRTGLVCGERLDVPVVADLHENYPEAARQIQRMRGWREIARDHEALFQRVFLSPWRLKRAERHAVENADRVLTVCEEARAHYLRDCGGDPERVDVVSNTVDRTAFDPETATVPDLPFDPDESFVVSYIGNFTEHRGLDSLIEGFARLVETTPDAELLLVGTGNARYVARLKSLAASLGVRDRVRFTGWVPFDDVPGYVAASDVCVVPHASTPHTETTVPHKLFQAMAMGVPVLVSDVAPLARVVTRTESGLVAPAGDGPAMGEALVDLTDVDLAHELGANGRRATEHEYNWERDGAHLRSVYDELRPSAEE; encoded by the coding sequence GTGCACATCTGTATGCTCCTCCCGGAACGGTTTCCGCCCGATATCCGCGTCGAGAAGGAAGCCGCCGCGTTGACCCGCGCCGGCCACTCGATCACCCTGTTGTGTCGTGGCGACGCGAGCCAGCCGACCTTCGACCGCGTCGACGGTATCGACGTCGAACGCCTCCCCGCGAACGGGCTGTTCGACGGGATGTCGGGGCTGTTCGACGGCGTACGCTACGTCTCCACGCAGGTCCACCCGGCGTGGAAGCGGGCGGTGCTGGCCGTCGACGCCGGTCGCCCGATCGACGCCATCCACGTCCACGACCTGCCGCTGGTTCGAACCGGCCTCGTCTGTGGCGAACGCCTGGACGTGCCGGTGGTCGCGGACCTCCACGAGAACTACCCCGAGGCCGCCCGCCAGATCCAGCGGATGCGCGGCTGGCGCGAGATCGCCCGCGACCACGAGGCACTCTTCCAGCGCGTGTTCCTCTCGCCGTGGCGGCTGAAACGCGCCGAGCGCCACGCCGTCGAGAACGCCGACCGGGTGCTCACCGTCTGTGAGGAGGCCCGTGCCCACTACCTCCGGGACTGCGGCGGGGACCCCGAACGGGTCGACGTGGTCTCGAACACCGTCGACCGCACTGCCTTCGACCCCGAGACCGCGACCGTCCCGGACCTGCCGTTCGACCCGGACGAGTCGTTCGTGGTCTCCTACATCGGGAACTTCACCGAACACCGCGGGCTCGACAGCCTGATCGAGGGGTTCGCGCGGCTGGTCGAAACCACGCCCGACGCCGAACTCCTGCTCGTCGGGACGGGCAACGCACGCTACGTCGCGCGGCTGAAATCGCTCGCCGCCTCGCTCGGCGTTCGCGACCGGGTTCGGTTCACCGGCTGGGTCCCGTTCGACGACGTCCCGGGCTACGTCGCCGCGAGCGACGTCTGTGTCGTGCCCCACGCCTCGACGCCACACACCGAAACCACGGTGCCCCACAAGCTCTTCCAGGCGATGGCGATGGGGGTTCCGGTGCTGGTGAGCGACGTCGCGCCGCTCGCGCGGGTCGTCACCCGAACCGAGAGCGGGCTGGTCGCCCCTGCCGGCGACGGCCCGGCGATGGGCGAGGCGCTGGTCGACCTCACCGATGTCGACCTCGCACACGAACTCGGGGCGAACGGACGGCGGGCCACCGAGCACGAGTACAACTGGGAGCGTGACGGCGCGCATCTCCGGTCGGTCTACGACGAGCTTCGACCGTCGGCGGAAGAATAG
- a CDS encoding ABC transporter ATP-binding protein, whose product MAKLTLTDVTKRFNDGGDDIVAVDEASIDIDDGEFIVLVGPSGCGKSTTLRMIAGLESVTEGTISLDGAAINNRKPADRDIAMVFQSYALYPHMTVRENMSFGLEESTDLPDDEIRERVEDAAHMMGIGDLLDRKPGELSGGQQQRVALGRAIVRDPSVFLMDEPLSNLDAKLRAQMRTELQRIQEDLGVTTVYVTHDQTEAMTMGDRVAILNDGKLQQVATPLEAYHEPANQFVASFVGEPSMNFFETEFQNDRLVHDNFEYPLTEDVQEKLGGTGHVTLGIRPEDIELVDTVDGDHDFRTVVDVVEPVGSGNNVYLAFEGTEGDTTELDLDEADIEGESRTFVATIGGLRHVEAGQPAVARIPEEAIHLFDSDTGRALRNRSLENAELVEPQV is encoded by the coding sequence ATGGCGAAACTGACGCTTACGGACGTGACGAAACGCTTCAACGACGGCGGCGACGACATCGTCGCGGTCGACGAGGCCTCGATAGACATCGACGACGGCGAGTTCATCGTCCTCGTCGGCCCCTCGGGCTGTGGGAAGAGCACGACCCTCCGGATGATCGCGGGGCTCGAATCGGTGACCGAGGGAACCATCAGCCTCGATGGCGCGGCCATCAACAACCGAAAGCCGGCCGACCGCGACATCGCGATGGTGTTCCAGTCCTACGCGCTCTACCCCCACATGACCGTGCGGGAGAACATGAGCTTCGGGCTGGAGGAGTCGACCGACCTCCCGGACGACGAGATCAGGGAGCGCGTCGAGGACGCCGCCCACATGATGGGTATCGGCGACCTCCTCGACCGCAAACCCGGCGAACTTTCGGGCGGCCAGCAACAGCGCGTCGCGCTCGGGCGCGCGATCGTTCGCGACCCCTCCGTCTTCCTGATGGACGAGCCGCTCTCGAACCTCGACGCCAAACTCCGCGCCCAAATGCGGACCGAACTCCAGCGTATCCAAGAGGACCTCGGCGTGACGACCGTCTACGTCACCCACGACCAGACCGAGGCGATGACGATGGGCGACCGGGTCGCGATCCTGAACGACGGGAAGCTCCAGCAGGTCGCGACGCCCCTCGAAGCCTACCACGAGCCCGCGAACCAGTTCGTGGCGAGCTTCGTCGGCGAGCCCTCGATGAACTTCTTCGAGACCGAGTTCCAGAACGACCGGCTCGTCCACGACAACTTCGAGTACCCGCTCACCGAGGACGTGCAGGAGAAACTCGGCGGCACCGGCCACGTCACGCTCGGGATCCGCCCCGAGGACATCGAACTCGTCGACACAGTCGACGGCGACCACGACTTCCGAACCGTGGTGGACGTCGTCGAACCGGTCGGCAGCGGGAACAACGTCTACCTCGCGTTCGAGGGGACGGAGGGCGACACAACCGAACTCGACCTCGACGAAGCCGACATCGAGGGCGAATCCCGAACCTTCGTGGCCACCATCGGCGGGCTTCGCCACGTCGAGGCGGGCCAGCCCGCGGTCGCACGGATCCCCGAGGAGGCGATCCACCTCTTCGATTCCGACACCGGACGGGCGCTCCGGAATCGGAGCCTCGAAAACGCCGAACTCGTCGAACCGCAGGTCTAA